A genomic window from bacterium includes:
- a CDS encoding type II secretion system protein M, whose translation MKDLFGRLLVVWDGLMPRERILVAIAGGALAVLLLFVGILLPIQSASDRASAAADEASRDLDMMVRMKREWDGLHGRLDLVEQRIQQTRNQQNLLTLLESLAARAGVKPTSMEKRQSGESDDYEETKVEVSLKNVTLRQAVSYLSSIETNEQPLSVKSLRVKRRPGRARGDQPAQDLIDVTFSVSTFKPLG comes from the coding sequence ATGAAGGATCTCTTCGGCCGCCTCCTCGTCGTCTGGGACGGATTGATGCCGCGGGAGCGGATCCTCGTCGCCATCGCCGGCGGCGCCCTCGCCGTGCTCCTGCTCTTCGTCGGCATCCTGCTGCCGATCCAGTCGGCGAGCGATCGCGCGTCCGCCGCAGCGGACGAGGCTTCCCGCGACCTCGACATGATGGTGCGCATGAAGCGGGAGTGGGACGGCCTGCACGGGCGCCTCGACCTCGTCGAGCAGCGCATCCAGCAGACGCGCAACCAACAGAATCTGCTGACGCTCCTCGAATCCCTCGCCGCCCGGGCGGGGGTCAAGCCGACCTCGATGGAGAAGCGACAGTCGGGCGAGAGCGACGACTACGAAGAGACGAAGGTCGAGGTCAGCCTCAAGAACGTCACGCTCCGCCAGGCCGTCTCCTACCTCTCGAGCATCGAGACGAACGAGCAGCCGCTCTCGGTCAAGAGCCTGCGCGTGAAGCGCCGGCCGGGACGCGCGCGCGGGGACCAGCCCGCCCAGGACCTGATCGACGTCACGTTCTCGGTCTCGACCTTCAAACCTCTGGGCTAG
- the pilM gene encoding pilus assembly protein PilM, with protein MAALFERSVLGLDVGSHGIKAVELKVSPRTIAPGQYRVHPRVDAEAPLGDHLQRFLGMHHLPTEQVATALPTRQLSTRRLEFPFSDARRLEQAIPFEIEAETPFDLDDIIVDWNLLAGDRQHGVVAATLARKEHVGVAVQTLEDAGCPPQVLEAEGLVLANLAPVFALTGTHLIADIGHEKTTFCAVIDGRPALARSIPVAGKAMTEALASELGLDFDAAEQRKLEHGALGQKGGATSPGVVAILDRIAREAVRTLEAAEARHGEGPVAREATLTLVGGSARLEGIDALLSRRTGLDCHPLRMPADAPHADLADGVDPVLFGPALALALRLSGEAVTRMNFRRGEFAYRQDLRDVFGRELRPTAILAAILVGLLFVSTLSGIVIQNQRAGRNREAAARLYSEAFPDRTTPPANPAAALRGELAAAQERAEFLGLFSGNRSALNLLAELSSAIPEDLEVRITEVSIDRNVIRLDVDAQGYEAADRLTSVLSDTSPFEGAEVAGSVRQDRKTGGVSFNVNIPLATPGGEA; from the coding sequence ATGGCCGCGCTATTCGAGCGCAGCGTGCTCGGCCTGGACGTGGGGAGCCACGGGATCAAGGCCGTCGAGCTCAAGGTCTCACCGCGGACGATCGCCCCCGGCCAGTACCGGGTCCATCCCCGCGTCGACGCCGAAGCGCCCCTCGGCGATCACCTCCAGCGCTTCCTCGGCATGCACCACCTGCCGACCGAGCAGGTCGCCACCGCCCTGCCCACGCGCCAGCTCTCCACTCGTCGCCTCGAGTTCCCCTTCTCCGACGCGCGGCGCCTGGAGCAGGCGATCCCCTTCGAGATCGAGGCCGAGACCCCCTTCGACCTGGACGACATCATCGTCGACTGGAATCTGCTCGCCGGCGACCGCCAGCACGGCGTCGTCGCCGCCACCCTCGCGCGCAAGGAGCACGTCGGCGTCGCCGTCCAGACCCTCGAAGACGCGGGCTGCCCTCCGCAGGTCCTGGAGGCCGAAGGCCTGGTCCTCGCGAACCTGGCGCCGGTCTTCGCCCTGACCGGCACGCATCTGATCGCCGACATCGGGCACGAGAAGACCACGTTCTGCGCGGTGATCGACGGCCGCCCGGCGCTCGCGCGGAGCATCCCGGTGGCGGGCAAGGCGATGACCGAGGCGCTCGCCAGCGAGCTCGGGCTCGACTTCGACGCCGCCGAGCAGCGCAAGCTCGAGCACGGCGCCCTCGGTCAGAAGGGGGGCGCGACCTCCCCCGGCGTCGTCGCGATCCTCGACCGCATCGCCCGCGAGGCGGTTCGAACCCTCGAAGCCGCCGAGGCCCGCCACGGCGAGGGGCCCGTCGCCCGTGAAGCCACGCTGACTCTGGTCGGCGGCAGCGCGCGCCTCGAGGGAATCGACGCCCTGCTCTCGCGAAGGACCGGACTCGACTGCCACCCGCTGCGGATGCCGGCGGATGCTCCGCACGCGGATCTCGCCGATGGCGTCGACCCGGTCCTCTTCGGGCCCGCCCTCGCCCTCGCCCTGCGCCTCTCGGGCGAAGCGGTCACGCGGATGAACTTCCGCCGCGGCGAGTTCGCCTATCGCCAGGATCTCCGCGACGTCTTCGGTCGCGAGCTCCGTCCGACCGCCATCCTCGCTGCGATTCTGGTCGGACTGCTCTTCGTGAGCACGCTCTCCGGCATCGTGATCCAGAACCAGCGCGCCGGCCGCAACCGCGAGGCCGCCGCCCGGCTCTACAGCGAAGCCTTCCCCGACCGCACGACCCCCCCGGCGAATCCCGCGGCCGCGCTTCGCGGCGAGCTCGCCGCCGCCCAGGAGCGCGCCGAGTTCCTCGGGCTCTTCTCGGGAAACCGCTCGGCGCTGAACCTGCTCGCCGAGCTCTCCTCGGCGATCCCCGAGGACCTCGAAGTCCGGATCACCGAGGTCAGCATCGATCGCAACGTGATCCGCCTCGACGTCGACGCCCAGGGCTACGAAGCGGCCGACCGCCTGACGAGCGTGCTCTCGGACACGAGCCCCTTCGAGGGCGCCGAGGTCGCCGGCTCCGTGCGCCAGGATCGCAAGACCGGCGGGGTGAGCTTCAACGTGAACATCCCCCTCGCGACGCCGGGAGGCGAGGCATGA
- a CDS encoding general secretion pathway protein GspK, whose translation MSRRTDRRGRERGIVLILVLVVIAAMIIAVTAFQRRAMIDTTVSANRLDAAEADALARGGLRLAEVLLVVVRAKQATDGGDARNPLGGGGAEGGEAGASLAAGGADALWQGIGNVPIDLGEARSLRIEIEDEGAKLNLNALVPAKAQPAADSAALDSSETDDDADERAREAEELVENGEEDGASEEAVEYLTEVLQYVIDGMPQDASTRAYDSKAIAENILDFIDGDTTAINGRSEDEYYRRQDPPYRAWNRPLVSVDQLALVEEVDPPLVAELRNYVTVHPIGGKQGINLNRAEPWVLKLVYAGTSGNRRLIDDRLVEDLFDLREKNKLACDSAGGDPRCVALGEIGSGDLANGELYPPVQLPAKPAVFRVTASATVRGIQRRFEAIYDTRPGSGPQLLSWRRLRGND comes from the coding sequence GTGAGCCGGCGAACCGATCGCCGTGGGCGCGAGCGAGGGATCGTGCTGATCCTCGTCCTCGTGGTGATCGCCGCGATGATCATCGCGGTCACGGCGTTCCAACGGCGCGCGATGATCGACACGACGGTCTCGGCGAACCGCCTCGACGCCGCCGAGGCGGACGCCCTCGCCCGGGGCGGCCTGCGCCTCGCGGAGGTGCTCCTCGTCGTGGTTCGGGCCAAGCAGGCCACCGACGGGGGCGACGCACGGAATCCGCTCGGCGGAGGCGGAGCGGAAGGCGGCGAGGCGGGCGCGAGCCTGGCCGCCGGGGGCGCCGACGCGTTGTGGCAGGGGATCGGCAACGTGCCGATCGATCTCGGCGAGGCCCGCAGTCTCCGCATCGAGATCGAGGACGAGGGCGCGAAGCTCAATCTGAACGCGCTGGTCCCGGCGAAGGCCCAACCCGCGGCGGACAGCGCCGCGCTCGATTCGAGCGAGACGGACGACGACGCGGACGAGCGGGCGCGCGAGGCGGAGGAGCTGGTCGAGAACGGGGAAGAGGACGGCGCGAGCGAGGAGGCCGTCGAGTACCTGACGGAGGTCCTCCAGTACGTGATCGACGGCATGCCCCAGGACGCGAGTACCCGCGCCTACGATTCGAAGGCGATCGCCGAGAACATCCTCGACTTCATCGACGGCGACACGACGGCGATCAACGGCCGGAGCGAGGACGAGTACTACCGCCGCCAGGACCCGCCCTATCGCGCCTGGAACCGGCCGCTGGTCTCCGTCGACCAGCTGGCCCTGGTCGAGGAAGTGGATCCCCCGCTCGTCGCGGAGCTGCGCAACTACGTCACGGTCCACCCGATCGGCGGCAAGCAGGGAATCAACCTGAACCGCGCGGAGCCCTGGGTCCTCAAGCTCGTCTACGCCGGGACCAGCGGCAATCGGCGCCTGATCGACGATCGACTGGTGGAGGATCTCTTCGACCTGCGCGAGAAGAACAAGCTCGCCTGCGATTCGGCGGGGGGCGATCCGAGATGCGTCGCGTTGGGCGAGATCGGCAGCGGCGACCTCGCCAACGGCGAGCTGTACCCCCCGGTGCAGCTGCCGGCGAAGCCGGCCGTCTTCAGGGTCACCGCCAGCGCCACGGTTCGCGGAATCCAGCGCCGGTTCGAAGCCATCTACGACACGCGACCGGGTTCGGGGCCCCAGCTGCTATCCTGGCGGCGCCTGCGGGGAAACGACTAG
- a CDS encoding type II secretion system GspH family protein has translation MNRPAAGFTLIEVMGAFLVTIVVMLFVIGTFRESGRQQEVALEKMRVETTASAALDLLAQDLEGALYLTRAESRDARDHPWLFLAEDVGELGARTLRFQTQNVARGNLGEHASTWVDVVYFLTEEEADPDSPDVASGPSYTLWRWRSLRPPTDAARRLPNADDARSARVAQGLADFGATFADLEGNALDDWDSSLGTGEAPLPVATEIRLSLYEQARHGQDDGSGANLVPGRVRARSVALPMNQPIDIAALVATEIDDAEADCATISDCADIDDEWFVDLVEADCDGDADLCDLLNASTTTCWSEIEEGWASVAASAPSACEDLP, from the coding sequence ATGAACCGGCCGGCCGCTGGCTTCACGCTGATCGAGGTCATGGGCGCGTTTCTCGTGACCATCGTCGTGATGCTCTTCGTGATCGGGACGTTTCGCGAGAGTGGCCGCCAGCAGGAGGTCGCGCTCGAGAAGATGCGGGTCGAGACGACGGCGTCCGCAGCCCTCGACCTTCTGGCCCAGGACCTCGAGGGCGCGCTCTACCTGACCCGCGCGGAGTCGCGCGACGCGCGCGATCACCCCTGGCTCTTCCTCGCCGAGGACGTCGGCGAGCTCGGCGCACGGACCCTCCGTTTCCAGACCCAGAACGTGGCCCGCGGCAACCTCGGCGAGCACGCGTCGACCTGGGTCGACGTCGTCTACTTCCTGACCGAGGAGGAAGCCGATCCCGACAGCCCGGACGTCGCCTCGGGACCGAGCTACACGCTGTGGCGTTGGCGCTCCCTGCGCCCGCCCACCGACGCCGCACGCCGCCTGCCGAACGCCGACGACGCGCGTTCGGCACGAGTGGCTCAGGGCCTCGCGGATTTCGGAGCGACCTTCGCCGACCTCGAGGGCAACGCGCTCGACGACTGGGACTCGAGCCTCGGCACCGGCGAGGCACCCCTCCCCGTCGCGACGGAGATAAGACTCTCCCTCTACGAGCAGGCCCGACACGGCCAGGACGACGGCTCCGGCGCCAACCTCGTCCCCGGTCGCGTGCGCGCCCGGTCGGTCGCGTTGCCGATGAACCAGCCGATCGACATCGCCGCCCTCGTCGCCACGGAAATCGACGACGCGGAAGCCGACTGCGCCACGATCTCGGACTGCGCGGACATCGACGACGAGTGGTTCGTCGACCTGGTCGAAGCCGACTGCGATGGCGACGCGGATCTCTGCGACCTGCTGAACGCATCGACGACGACCTGCTGGAGCGAGATCGAGGAAGGCTGGGCCTCGGTGGCCGCCTCGGCCCCGTCGGCATGCGAGGACCTGCCGTGA
- a CDS encoding prepilin-type N-terminal cleavage/methylation domain-containing protein, whose product MTPVSRALPSVRERNRRAGFTLIEIIAVVAIIAMVFAIGVPRMGGPAFDPLHNEAEEIADRLRFARQRAVMTGVPHRLLVDLEEGGYLIEWYVTEDRAFGRGEGGDPGGLAGLFPGGADAPDDDGPLLDLVPPRKGDELDYYPIPNATMGTFRWLEDTLYFVGVDGPTGWVEGGDFGIVFQADGTTEPLALEIADADDERLTLEVEALLERVRVREGGARS is encoded by the coding sequence GTGACGCCGGTCTCCCGCGCACTCCCTTCGGTCCGAGAGCGAAACCGTCGGGCCGGCTTCACCCTGATCGAGATCATCGCGGTCGTCGCGATCATCGCGATGGTCTTCGCCATCGGCGTGCCGCGCATGGGCGGGCCGGCCTTCGACCCGCTCCACAACGAGGCGGAGGAGATCGCCGATCGCCTGCGCTTCGCCCGGCAGCGCGCGGTCATGACGGGCGTTCCCCACCGTCTGCTCGTCGACCTCGAGGAAGGCGGCTACCTGATCGAGTGGTACGTGACCGAGGACCGGGCCTTCGGGCGTGGGGAAGGCGGAGACCCCGGCGGACTCGCCGGCCTCTTCCCGGGCGGCGCGGACGCACCCGACGACGACGGGCCGCTCCTCGACCTGGTGCCGCCGCGCAAGGGCGACGAGCTCGACTACTACCCGATCCCCAACGCCACGATGGGCACGTTCCGCTGGCTCGAGGACACGCTCTACTTCGTGGGCGTCGACGGCCCGACCGGCTGGGTGGAAGGCGGAGACTTCGGCATCGTGTTCCAGGCCGACGGCACGACCGAACCCCTGGCGCTCGAGATCGCGGACGCCGACGATGAACGATTGACCCTCGAGGTCGAGGCCCTGCTCGAACGGGTGCGCGTCCGCGAAGGCGGGGCCCGCTCGTGA
- the gspG gene encoding type II secretion system major pseudopilin GspG — protein sequence MTHKNDLDRNDERPEEKRDQGFTLIEIMAVVVIMGMLMATLAVGVNNQLTKASIANAQGQISRIDQALQFYKLDNKRFPNSDRGLDALVNKPSAAPVPKNYDPAGYIKRDALLDPWDAPFQYRQPGEHNPYTYDIWSYGPDGVEGGEDDITNWTSTSDA from the coding sequence ATGACTCACAAGAACGACCTCGACCGCAACGACGAGCGCCCGGAAGAGAAGCGCGACCAGGGCTTCACCCTGATCGAGATCATGGCCGTCGTCGTGATCATGGGCATGCTGATGGCGACCCTCGCGGTCGGCGTCAACAACCAGCTGACCAAGGCGAGCATCGCGAACGCGCAGGGTCAGATCTCGCGAATCGACCAGGCGCTCCAGTTCTACAAGCTCGACAACAAGCGCTTCCCCAACTCCGATCGGGGGCTCGACGCGCTGGTCAACAAGCCGAGCGCCGCCCCGGTCCCGAAGAACTACGACCCCGCCGGCTACATCAAACGAGACGCGCTGCTCGACCCGTGGGACGCGCCCTTCCAGTACCGCCAGCCCGGTGAGCACAACCCCTACACCTACGACATCTGGTCCTATGGACCCGACGGCGTCGAGGGCGGGGAAGACGACATCACCAACTGGACGTCCACGTCCGACGCCTGA
- a CDS encoding type II secretion system F family protein — protein MPVYAYKGVNQAGRSTKGTISAESPRAARAQMRGQGVFLTEIAESAGGTAKPEVQRSEGGASFNVNFQLPSRIPPMERAMATRQLATLVAAGVPLVEALSALVQQTEHKTLASVLAEVRDKVNEGSSLADALISTGRFDNLYVSMVRAGEASGALEAVLARIADYLEDQVRLNGRVLSILTYPLFMLVFAGVVVGVMVTMVLPQITEMLISQGLELPWYTVAVISGSDLLRGYWWLMILAGIAFGFGYRAVGRTERGREALDRFWLSFPVIGRVIRFLAIARLTRTLGSLLASSVNIVQALNIARHVANNAVFESATDAARESILEGAALATPLRASGEFPPLVTTMVEVGERSGDLEGMLIKVADTYEEQVETSVTRLTSLMEPILILVMVGVVGVIILAVLVPMLQMTENIG, from the coding sequence GTGCCGGTCTACGCCTACAAGGGTGTCAACCAGGCGGGGCGATCGACGAAGGGGACGATCAGCGCCGAGAGCCCCCGTGCGGCCCGCGCCCAGATGCGCGGCCAGGGCGTCTTCCTGACCGAGATCGCCGAGTCGGCCGGCGGCACCGCCAAGCCCGAAGTCCAGCGCTCCGAGGGCGGCGCCTCCTTCAACGTCAACTTCCAGCTGCCGAGCCGGATCCCGCCGATGGAGCGGGCGATGGCCACGCGACAGCTCGCAACGCTGGTCGCCGCCGGCGTCCCGCTCGTCGAGGCCCTCTCGGCGCTCGTCCAGCAGACGGAGCACAAGACCCTGGCGAGCGTCCTGGCCGAGGTCCGGGACAAGGTGAACGAGGGCAGCTCGCTGGCCGATGCGCTGATCTCGACGGGCCGCTTCGACAACCTCTACGTCTCGATGGTCCGCGCGGGCGAGGCGTCCGGCGCCCTCGAGGCGGTGCTCGCCCGGATCGCCGACTACCTGGAGGACCAGGTCCGGCTGAACGGTCGCGTCCTGTCGATCCTGACCTACCCCCTCTTCATGCTGGTCTTCGCGGGCGTCGTCGTCGGCGTGATGGTCACGATGGTGCTGCCACAGATCACGGAGATGTTGATCTCCCAGGGACTCGAGCTGCCCTGGTACACCGTCGCGGTGATCAGCGGAAGCGACCTCCTGCGTGGGTACTGGTGGCTGATGATCCTGGCCGGGATCGCCTTCGGCTTCGGCTACCGCGCGGTGGGCCGAACGGAGCGCGGCCGCGAGGCCCTCGACCGTTTCTGGCTCTCGTTCCCCGTGATCGGCCGCGTGATCCGTTTTCTCGCGATCGCGCGCCTGACCCGGACGCTCGGCTCCCTGCTCGCCAGCAGCGTGAACATCGTCCAGGCCCTCAACATCGCCCGCCACGTCGCCAACAACGCGGTCTTCGAGTCCGCAACGGACGCGGCCCGGGAGAGCATCCTCGAAGGCGCCGCCCTGGCGACCCCCCTCCGTGCGAGCGGGGAGTTCCCGCCACTGGTCACGACGATGGTCGAGGTCGGCGAGCGCTCCGGCGACCTCGAGGGCATGCTGATCAAGGTCGCGGACACCTACGAGGAGCAGGTGGAGACGAGCGTGACGCGGCTCACGTCGCTGATGGAGCCGATCCTCATCCTGGTGATGGTCGGCGTCGTCGGCGTGATCATCCTCGCGGTCCTCGTGCCGATGCTCCAGATGACCGAGAACATCGGCTAG
- the gspE gene encoding type II secretion system ATPase GspE, with protein sequence MTTAPVDTSSLELGDILVRETRLTPEQLEQARLRQTESHERLSDVLVEEGFLNADEVLHALGHQQGLAVVAAIDPEEVDEALLSDVPIAFAKQHRLLPLGWASEGVLRVAVADPLDVSPLDDLHLLFDGAEIEVVLAREPVILNAINVAYDRGVASTDQLAEEAEDDLDALATDLSQAPKDLLESTDDAPIIRLVNSMLQHAVKERASDIHIEPFEHEIRVRFRIDDVLYEPMKPLPRALQAAIASRIKIMGNLDIAEKRLPQDGRIRLKIAGRDYDVRLSTVPVAHGERLVLRLLPDTQELLDLSKIGFSETQLQALDRIIRRPNGIFLVTGPTGSGKTTTLHAALHSINGPEKNIITIEDPVEITQDGVGQIEVNPKIHLTFATGLRAVLRQDPNVVLVGEIRDKETAEIAIQASLTGHFVLSTLHTNDAASALTRLVDMGVEPFLVGSSLVAVLAQRLVRVLCPDCKEAYTTTDDELREIGVKPPGRPVTLYRGTGCPACSHTGYRGRLGIFELMAIDDEIRNLVSQNVDAKTIKAAATRKGMGTLRADGARKVLSGVTSVAEVIRATEEEGAAAQV encoded by the coding sequence ATGACGACCGCACCGGTGGACACGTCGAGCCTCGAGCTGGGAGACATCCTGGTCCGCGAGACGCGGCTCACGCCGGAGCAGCTCGAGCAGGCCCGGCTGCGCCAGACCGAGAGCCACGAGCGGCTGTCGGACGTCCTCGTCGAAGAGGGCTTCCTGAACGCGGACGAGGTCCTCCACGCGCTGGGGCACCAGCAGGGGCTCGCCGTCGTCGCCGCCATCGATCCGGAGGAGGTCGACGAGGCGCTCCTCTCCGACGTCCCGATCGCCTTCGCCAAGCAGCACCGGCTGCTGCCGCTGGGCTGGGCCTCGGAAGGCGTCCTCCGCGTCGCCGTGGCCGACCCGCTCGACGTCTCGCCCCTCGACGACCTCCACCTGCTCTTCGACGGCGCCGAGATCGAAGTCGTCCTCGCGCGAGAGCCGGTGATCCTGAACGCGATCAACGTCGCCTACGACCGGGGCGTGGCATCGACGGATCAGCTCGCCGAGGAAGCCGAGGACGATCTCGACGCGCTGGCGACGGACCTCTCCCAGGCGCCCAAGGACCTGCTCGAGTCGACCGACGACGCACCGATCATCCGGCTGGTCAACTCGATGCTCCAGCACGCGGTCAAGGAGCGGGCGAGCGACATCCACATCGAGCCCTTCGAGCACGAGATCCGCGTCCGCTTCCGGATCGACGACGTGCTCTACGAGCCGATGAAGCCCCTGCCCCGCGCGCTCCAGGCCGCGATCGCCTCGCGCATCAAGATCATGGGCAACCTCGACATCGCCGAGAAGCGCTTGCCCCAGGACGGCCGCATCCGGCTGAAGATCGCCGGCCGCGACTACGACGTCCGCCTCTCGACCGTCCCCGTCGCCCACGGAGAACGCCTCGTCCTGCGCCTCCTGCCCGACACCCAGGAGCTCCTCGACCTCTCGAAGATCGGCTTCAGCGAGACCCAGCTCCAGGCCCTCGACCGGATCATCCGACGCCCGAACGGGATCTTCCTCGTGACCGGCCCGACCGGCTCCGGCAAGACGACGACGCTCCACGCGGCGCTCCATTCGATCAACGGTCCGGAGAAGAACATCATCACGATCGAGGACCCGGTCGAGATCACCCAGGACGGCGTCGGCCAGATCGAGGTCAACCCGAAGATCCACCTGACCTTCGCGACCGGCCTCCGCGCCGTCCTGCGTCAGGATCCGAACGTCGTGCTCGTGGGCGAGATCCGCGACAAGGAGACCGCGGAGATCGCGATCCAGGCGTCGCTGACCGGCCACTTCGTGCTCTCGACCCTGCATACGAACGACGCCGCGAGCGCCCTCACCCGCCTCGTCGACATGGGCGTCGAGCCCTTCCTGGTCGGCTCCTCCCTCGTCGCAGTCCTCGCCCAGCGCCTCGTGCGCGTGCTCTGCCCCGACTGCAAGGAGGCATACACGACGACCGACGACGAGCTGCGCGAGATCGGTGTGAAGCCGCCGGGTCGGCCCGTGACCCTCTATCGCGGAACGGGCTGCCCGGCCTGCAGTCACACCGGCTACCGCGGCCGGCTCGGCATCTTCGAGCTGATGGCGATCGACGACGAGATCCGGAACCTCGTGAGCCAGAACGTCGACGCGAAGACGATCAAGGCCGCCGCGACCCGCAAGGGCATGGGGACGCTCCGCGCCGACGGCGCCCGGAAGGTGCTCTCCGGCGTGACCTCGGTCGCCGAGGTCATTCGCGCGACGGAAGAGGAAGGCGCCGCGGCGCAGGTCTGA